Within Dictyostelium discoideum AX4 chromosome 4 chromosome, whole genome shotgun sequence, the genomic segment attaataGTGTTTCAAAAGATTCAAAAACCAATCTATATACTATCGATGGTCAATACTTTGCATACAATAGTACTGTTATTACCGTTTTAGTTGATTCTCAAATTTGTATTGTAGTATCTTGTAATTTTAGAGAAATCAAATGTTTACTAtcgaaaaacaacaacaataataaaaacaacatGATTAATACCAATTATTTACTATCCGTTCAAATTATGAATGTTTCatcaaatttcaatttaacTAAATGTCCAAATGATTGTAGTGGCGCTGGTATttgtgatttaaatttaggtATATGTTCATGTAATTCAAATAGAATATTTGATGATTGTAGTGGTTTCAAATGTATTGGAGATTGTACTAGTTTAACAAATTCTGAATGTAACTTTACAATTGGTAAATGTGAATGTATATCAGGATGGGAAGGTGATGATTGTAAAACTCAATTATTTTGTCCAAATGATTGTAGTGGTAGTGATGCAGGTAATTGTGATTATATAACCAAAACATGTAATTGTAAACAAGGTAGAACATTTGCATGCAATACTGATTGTTTAAACGATTCAAAATGTAATTTTACAATTGGCAAATGTGAATGTATACCAGGGTGGGAAGGTGATGGTTGCAGTATTCGACCAAAATGTCAAAATGATtgtagtggtggtgatgcAGGTAATTGTAATTATATAACTAAAACATGTATTTGTAAACAAGGTAGAGCATTAGATGATTGTAGTGGATTTGCATGCAATATTGATTGTTTAAACGATTCAAAATGTAATTTTACTATTGGCAAATGTGAATGTAAAGATGGATGGGAAGGTGATAATTGTAACACTAAGCAACCAAATTGTCCAAACAATTGTAGCGAATCAGGTATTTGTGACCGTTCAACTTTGAAATGTTTATGTGACTCTGATAGATTATTTGAAGACTGTAGTGGATTGAAATGTAttataaattgtaataaCAATTCAATAtgcaataataaaattggtaaatGCGAATGTCTATCAGGTTGGTTTGGTGATAGTTGTGAAAATTCAGAAAAATCTTCATCTGAATCCTCTGAATCTTCTGAATctttatcaaaatcaaacaaaACCAAAGTTATATTACTATGCACTATATTGCCATCTATTGCATTGATAGGTATAATTTTGGTGGtcatttcattaaaaaaaagaaaaaatgaaGATCAATATAAGTACCacattaaattaaaataaacgTTACCTATGTACTAATATACTAGTTCATCAagtgaattaataaataaaatttttaaatctattaaactagttttattacaatttatttttttttatttttgttgttgttgtatttgttgtaaaTATTGTTCAATTATTGGATTTGATAAAGTTAAAAGTTGTTTatacatttcttttttaaatggtaCAGGTAAAGTTTGATCATTATTGTTTGGTTGTTCttcttgatttaaaaaatcatcaaaattGAACCATTTACATTCGTCAAATTCTGGTTTTTCTTCAAATCCTAAATCAATCAATgatattaaatcttttggtaaaaagaataaatgcCAATGAATCATTTGGCCATTATGATTAAAAACTTTACCAATTGCttttgtaattgaatttttatatt encodes:
- a CDS encoding NUDIX hydrolase family protein, giving the protein MSNIKYRSCVGALIFNDQGQVLVCKRASKKKTAVGKWQFPQGGVEAGRDEDYYVAVLREIKEEVGLEVTDDKLRFVSKIEEPLSYLYEYKNSITKAIGKVFNHNGQMIHWHLFFLPKDLISLIDLGFEEKPEFDECKWFNFDDFLNQEEQPNNNDQTLPVPFKKEMYKQLLTLSNPIIEQYLQQIQQQQK